The DNA window CGTCGACCCTGCGCTTGCCACGGCCGTGCGTGCGGTTATCATGGCCGTGTTTCTGGTTCTGGCCGTCCTGTTCCTCGGGAAGGGATCGCTCCTTTCCTCCGTCGACGGCAAGGCGTTTCAGTTCATCGTCCTCTCGGGCGCGGCCGGGGCGCTCTCATGGTTCTTCTATTTTATCGCGCTCAAGAACGGTCCCGCGCACGGCGTGGCGGCCCTCGATCGATTAAGCGTCGTGCTGGTGCTTATTCTCGCAGCGCTCTTTCTCGGCGAGGGGATCGCTTGGAAGTCGGCGCTTGGCGCGCTTCTCATGACCCTCGGGGCGATCTTCATGATCCTGTAGTCCCCCGTCGATTCAATCCCCCATCCCGCCGCGGACGCCCTCCGCGCCGGAATGACGATTTATTCGGTCCCGCCGTGTTGTCTAATAAGGTCCGTCACGTTCAGATTTTCAAAGGCGTCGGCTTCATCGAGGGGCGTTTTTCCGGCCTTGTTCCTCGCGTTGACGGCGGCCCCGTCGGACAACAACAGATCCACGATTTTCCCGTCCGCCCATCGGGCCGCAAAATGAAGCGGGGTATCTCCGTTTTTATCCTTGGCATTGACATCGGCCCGGTGGACCAGGAGGCGTTGGATGATTTTCTCGTGTCCTCCCGAGACGGCCCAGTGGAGCGGGGTCATCCCGTCCCGGGTTCTGGCCTCGATATCCGGTTTATAGGTTAGGAGAACCTCCACCACCTCCTCGCTCCCGCCCCAGCCCGCGGCGCGGTGAAGCGGCGTGGTCCCATATTTGTTTTTCGCATTAACATCCGCGCCGTGGTCCAACAACAACTTGGCAATCCGGGGATACCCTCCGCCGGCGGCCCAAAGAAGCGGGGTCCCCCCCTCGTTGTCCCGCACATCCACCCGGGCCTGATTTTCTAAAAGGAGTTGAACGATTTCTTCATTGGCCCATCCGGAAGCCCGATGGAGCGGAGAAATACCGTCCTTATTCTGAACGTTGACCCCGGCATGATGGGCCAGCAAAAGTCGGACGATTTGCGGATGACCCGTGGCCACGGCCCAGAACAGGGGGGTCTCTCCCTCGTTGTCTTTGACATCGACCTTGGCCTTGCGGGCCAATAAAAGCTCGACGACCTTTAATTGACCGGTGCCGGCCGCGGCATGGAGAGGGGTGGTCCCCTCCCGATCCCGTTCATTGACGTCCGCACCGCGATCCAAGAGCTCTTGGACCCGTTCCGTGTCCCCGGATTCCGCGGCCTTTCCAAGGGGAATCGTTTCCTTCCCCGAATCGGCCGTTACCGCCGGGGCGGGTCCGGCCATCCAAATACTTAAAATACACCCCAAGGTCAGCCAACCGCCCAGCCATAACTTTTCTTTTTTACGGTGATCCATTTAAAATCTTTTTGCCCTCTCCGCAACTTGTCTCATGCGTTCTCTCGTGAAAAATGGCCTCCCTTTCGTAACCATAGCATTTGAAAACCCGTGCTTTCAAGTTCATATTAAACGGTTCGTCGTGCGGCCAAAAAATTAGGATAAGCGCGATCGGAAGGCCGGGCGGGAGGATCGGAAATGACAGGGCGTCACGGGAGGCTAATACCAGATCTCCATTCGAAGACCTTTTTGATCGCGGGGCGGATCCGAGGGAAAGCGAACCGCCTCGCAAACGACGATCCGGAGCGCCGTCCAGGCCGCCGCGCAGGCGTCCAGATAATCCTCCGCCCCCACCCCCTCCGGCCGATCCTCGAGACGGCGTCCGGAGAAACCGGGAAGGTGGATTTCAAGAAGTTGCATCCGGTCCAGCCGCCCCTGCGAGCCCTTCTTGTTGTGGCTCATCGGGCGGCCGTTCATCTCCCGGAACGAGAGCTCCGGATGGACCTCGAAGATCCTTTTTTGCCAGGCGGGGGTCATCTGCTCGTCCACTTCGCGGACCTTGGGCAGGATCCCGAAGCCCTGGCGGGTCAGGCCGTGAGGCCGCGCCTCTTCATAGACGGTCGCCCCCAGCGCGGGACGAACGGGGGGAGAAAACACGCTGCTCGACCGCTGGGGACCGAGGAGCCGCCTCGCCTGCCGGTCGCACGCCCGGCCTCCCTGGCCCGCGCCGTCCAAAAGACCGATGGGGATGTCGATCGCGATTACGTCCGGAAAGGGGTCGAGCCCGAGAATATCCTTGAACGAAGCGAACAGTTTCGTTTCGAAGGACCGACCCGTTCCGTTTCGATCCTCGATCTGCACGCCGACCCACCCTCCGCGAAAGCCGTCCACCCCCATTACGCGTGTCATCGTGATTGGCGCTCCTTGTCGATCGCTTCCTTCCGCCCCTTCCCCCCGTGCGGGGAGAAACCCTGAGCCCGAGTCGAAGGGCCGGGGGGGGAGGGTATCATTGTCCGGGGTAAACCCCCGCGTCCGGTCCGGCCCACCTCCTATATATTTTACACGGTGTTCATATTATCTTAAGAAATATTTCATGCCCCGGAGCTAACTTTAAACCATCGATAACCATTCGCATCGGGAGGTTTACCATGCTCTTACTTGTATGCGGCATCGCCGCGGCTTTGGGGTCCATGGCCTTTATTGTATTCGGTCTCTGGAATCTGGCTAATTATGATGTTCAAGACCGCAAAGAAGTTTGGGGGGGGACCGTTCATGAAGAAACGTCCCCGCAAGGAGAACCCTTCCTGAACCGATCCTTACTGACCCAATGATGGCTTTCAGAAGGCTTGGTTATGACCCGGCATCCCACCGGCCCCCGCGCGGGGGGGGAAACACAGGGCGTGAGTCAAGGGGCCTCAGTTCTTTTAATCGGGGATCTCGGCTTCGACCAGGCGGGCCAGCAGGGCCAGCGATTCCTGCCAGCCGAGATAACACGCCTCCGTCGGAATGACTTCGGGGATGCCTTCCTGCACGATGTCCACCTCGGTCCCGCAGGACACCTTCTTCAAGGATATCGTCGTCTGCATTTCTCCGGGCAGGCCGGGGTCGTCGAATTCGTCCGTGTGACGGATGCGCTCGTTGGGCACGAGCTCAAGGTACTTTCCGCCGAATGAATGGCCCTGGCCCGTGCTGAAATTGGTGAACGACATTTTGTAGGTTCCTCCGACTTGGGCATCGAGGTGGTGAACCTTGCCGGTGAAGCCGTCCGGAGGAAGCCATTTGGCCATCGCATCGGCGTCGAGGAAGGCGCGATAGATTCTTTCAGCCGGGGCACGGAGGACGCGGTGAAGCCGGACGGTATTTGGGGTCATGACGGTCTCTCCTTTCAATTCATCCGGCCCGAACCCGGGGCCTTTGAAGAAGGGCACCGGATGCCCAACGGGCGGGTCCTGGAAGGTGTGTTACCCTCATTTGATTTTGAGTCAACAAAAGATTTGAACCCCGGATGAAACCGGGCCCGCCACAATCTATCCCCATTTTTTCTTTGCGTCAGGCTTTCGCGCCGGGCGGCGTTTCCCGGCGATGAAGGCGCGCGATGCTCTCGACGGTGCGTACGACCTCTTCGTCCGGCAGCGGCGGGCGGCAACGCTCCCGGTTCCAGCACAGCAGCAATTCGGCGGCCACCTCCGGATCGACCCCGTGCCACAGGAGATGCCCCGCGAAGGAGGCCAGGGTCGTGTTGCGTTCGCCCTCGGGCACGCCCTCGACCGCCAGGCGCCGCCAGTACGGCAGGCCACGGCCCGGGTGCGTCCCGGTGGCCACAATGGTGAGCAGCCGGTCCGGAAGCGGCGCGAGCGCGAGCTCATCGGGCGCGTGTCCGGATTTCCAGACATAGCGCACACCGGAAGGATGCACGGATGGGGGTGCCACGATCATTCCGCCGTCGCCGCGCACGTCGATGCCCGGCGCCAGCCCCGCACGGTTCGGCACGACGCCGCCGGGATGCGCAAAATAGACATGCCGGCCGCCCCCGCCCGAGACCGCCTCGACGGTAACGGGCAGCGGCCCGAGGCGACGCTCGAGCTCCCCCAGGCTTTCGGCGCCCCCGTGTTTGGGATCGACGTCCACCACGAAGATCCCGGAGACGGCCCCGGTCACGATGCCGAGATTGGCCTTGGGCCACTTTGCATACCAGGCGCGCACCTGCCCGGCGTCGGCGCGCCTTTGCTGGTGGTCCTGCCAGGCGATGAGGGGGCGCTTGTCGCGCGGCCGCACGGGAATCACCGACCAGCCGCGTGCGACGGCCGCCAAGGCCGCGGCCAGAACATCGCCTGGCGCCATGGCCTCGCGGCCGCGCCGATCCTGGAACCCGGATTTTATGGCCTTCTTGCGCATCGGGGTGACACCCAAGTCAAGGGGTCCAATCTTTTGTCGATCCATTCTCGC is part of the Nitrospiria bacterium genome and encodes:
- a CDS encoding EamA family transporter; this encodes MHSWVLYAVLSAVFAALVAILGKMGIASVDPALATAVRAVIMAVFLVLAVLFLGKGSLLSSVDGKAFQFIVLSGAAGALSWFFYFIALKNGPAHGVAALDRLSVVLVLILAALFLGEGIAWKSALGALLMTLGAIFMIL
- a CDS encoding ankyrin repeat domain-containing protein yields the protein MDHRKKEKLWLGGWLTLGCILSIWMAGPAPAVTADSGKETIPLGKAAESGDTERVQELLDRGADVNERDREGTTPLHAAAGTGQLKVVELLLARKAKVDVKDNEGETPLFWAVATGHPQIVRLLLAHHAGVNVQNKDGISPLHRASGWANEEIVQLLLENQARVDVRDNEGGTPLLWAAGGGYPRIAKLLLDHGADVNAKNKYGTTPLHRAAGWGGSEEVVEVLLTYKPDIEARTRDGMTPLHWAVSGGHEKIIQRLLVHRADVNAKDKNGDTPLHFAARWADGKIVDLLLSDGAAVNARNKAGKTPLDEADAFENLNVTDLIRQHGGTE
- a CDS encoding DUF429 domain-containing protein, with translation MTRVMGVDGFRGGWVGVQIEDRNGTGRSFETKLFASFKDILGLDPFPDVIAIDIPIGLLDGAGQGGRACDRQARRLLGPQRSSSVFSPPVRPALGATVYEEARPHGLTRQGFGILPKVREVDEQMTPAWQKRIFEVHPELSFREMNGRPMSHNKKGSQGRLDRMQLLEIHLPGFSGRRLEDRPEGVGAEDYLDACAAAWTALRIVVCEAVRFPSDPPRDQKGLRMEIWY
- a CDS encoding SRPBCC family protein translates to MTPNTVRLHRVLRAPAERIYRAFLDADAMAKWLPPDGFTGKVHHLDAQVGGTYKMSFTNFSTGQGHSFGGKYLELVPNERIRHTDEFDDPGLPGEMQTTISLKKVSCGTEVDIVQEGIPEVIPTEACYLGWQESLALLARLVEAEIPD
- a CDS encoding bifunctional DNA primase/polymerase, translating into MDRQKIGPLDLGVTPMRKKAIKSGFQDRRGREAMAPGDVLAAALAAVARGWSVIPVRPRDKRPLIAWQDHQQRRADAGQVRAWYAKWPKANLGIVTGAVSGIFVVDVDPKHGGAESLGELERRLGPLPVTVEAVSGGGGRHVYFAHPGGVVPNRAGLAPGIDVRGDGGMIVAPPSVHPSGVRYVWKSGHAPDELALAPLPDRLLTIVATGTHPGRGLPYWRRLAVEGVPEGERNTTLASFAGHLLWHGVDPEVAAELLLCWNRERCRPPLPDEEVVRTVESIARLHRRETPPGAKA